Part of the Prunus dulcis chromosome 8, ALMONDv2, whole genome shotgun sequence genome is shown below.
ACAGCTGATTGTTGGCCACACTAAATGTTTTAATCCTACTAAGCTGGCCAAGTTCTGGAGGAATGATACCCGAGAACTTGTTGTTGTCAAGCTTCAGCACATTCAGAAGGCTGCAATTGGAAAGCTGCAATGGGATTTGCCCTGTGAAGCTGTTAGATGAGAGATCAAGGGACGTAATGAACTTAATGATTTCATAGATATCAGTAGGAAGAGGTCCATTGAGCTGGTTGCTTGAAAGATCTAACCCTGTTAGGCTTGTGCAATTTGCTACGCCTTGAGGAAACGAGCCCTTCAGTCCCAAATCCGAAAGCTTGATGTTTAAAACTTTACTCTCTTGAGGGTGCCAACACTCGACCCCAAGAAAGTTGCAGATGAAGCCTTCAGTGTTGTTGTTGAAATCCCATGAAGAGTTTAAGTACCCCAAAGTGTCCTCAAGTGATGCTTTTATACTTTTCAAGCAGTTGATATCACTCTCAACACCAAAGCTGAAACCACAACTAAGCAGCAACCAGAGGACACTGCCAATAAAAATGCCAGCATCTTGTTTTCTCAACAACATATGCATCAAGAAAGCCATCAAAATGGGATAATGGgctaaaagaaaagaaaaaaaagtgctATTTAGTTCATGAAGCCAAAGATCAGAGCTAAAGATAGTAGTGAAGACCTGAAATTCCCTGGCTTCTTATAACCAGTGGACATGAAAGAACCCTGATAAGGGTTTGAACAATCAACGGCACAAATTAATGAAAAGGCTCCCACGCGGTCAGCATATGCATTAAAAATCAAGAGTGGTTTATACGTCCAATGGTATATCCTGGCTCTGTTTGAAGGGTTTATGAAAGTGAGGGAAGGAGACGGGCACATCTGGCGATTTGGAGGCCACTCCTTTCGTCGAAAGCTTAGGGACGACTTGGACTGTTGACTATTGACTACCCACATTGTTCGTCTGCCCtctatttccttttcttttcttctttgcctACCTTCATGAGATGACTCTGTCTCATCTTAGAATTTTACTTGCTCAAAcatggaaaaaaagagaggataaAATACAACTCAAACTACTAAAAAATCGACAATTataaatgaagaagaaaaagaaacccaattaAGCATAAGGGGTGCCACCATAAGAAATTAAAGGGCGCAGCGCAACTACACAAACTAATTAAAAGACTCCCACCACGGTCAACACATGCATTAAAAAAGCCTGCGTCCCTTTGGAGGGTTTATGAAAGTGGGGGAAGGACGTGAGCCTCATCTATTTGGAGGCCACCCCTTTTGTCAAAAGCTTGGGTATATCTGCttatattttctattgaaAAACTTGATTATGTATGGTTAAgtgatatatattataaaattgatAGAAcatttaaacaaataatttaattgaaggaccaaaatgtaaaacGAGTAcaaatttgaagaacatttgaataaataatatatatatacacacattgAGCTATTGAGCTATTGGAGTTTTATCTCAAAAGAAAGGGCAAAACCAACACCAAAACCAGCTGCTGCCACAATAACAACACCATTCCTGGACCTGAAGAAGTTGACTTGCAAGGCTCCAATTGAATCAGCACCAAAGACTAACTGTGGGACCGGCCCAGACAGAAGATTTGCGCCACACTGAATATCTCAAGCCTAGGAAGCAGCCCAAGCAGTGGAGGAATGTGATGTGACCAGAAAACTCATTGTTATCAAGCTTGAGCATACTGAGCCACACACAGCTGGAAAGGTCTGGGATTTTCCTCGAAATAtatttcaacaaaaagaagaaaaaaaataccttgtatatatgtattaattaTTCCCAACGGCAATTTGCTAAgaacttaattaatttttatgatgacatttataaatatataaaccacCATTTAATACACTTCATCTATAAACCTCTAGGGGATTTGATGACGTTAGAGTTAGAGTACCAAGCTGGTGGAATTcatcttaaaataaaaaaataaaaagagaaaacaaaaccaataaCAAAACCAGCTGCTGCCACCATAATATTTCCGTCATTGGACATGAAAACCCTAACCACACTCTTGGACTTCTTTTGGCAAGACTTGAGCGGGTGGCCACAGAGTTCGGGATTGTTTGCATAACTATCCGCTGTAATTGATGTAGTATTGAATGATGGGACTTCGCCAGACAGAGCATTGTTGGCCACACTAAAAGTTTTAAGCCTCGTTAGCTGGTTAGCTTCTGCCGGAATGTTACCCGATAGGTGGTTGTTATCAAGCTTGAGCACATTCATATATGTACAGTTGAAAAGCTTTAGCGGGGTCAGCCCTGAGAAGCTGTTGGAAGAGAGATCAAGAGACGTAACAAACGAAAG
Proteins encoded:
- the LOC117638608 gene encoding probably inactive leucine-rich repeat receptor-like protein kinase At5g48380; translation: MAFLMHMLLRKQDAGIFIGSVLWLLLSCGFSFGVESDINCLKSIKASLEDTLGYLNSSWDFNNNTEGFICNFLGVECWHPQESKVLNIKLSDLGLKGSFPQGVANCTSLTGLDLSSNQLNGPLPTDIYEIIKFITSLDLSSNSFTGQIPLQLSNCSLLNVLKLDNNKFSGIIPPELGQLSRIKTFSVANNQLSGQVPNFNNTSIKVDSYANNPGLCGKPLEVCGSPAKKSSIVKVLNSNNVAIAAAAVLLSS
- the LOC117638609 gene encoding probably inactive leucine-rich repeat receptor-like protein kinase At5g48380 — its product is MALLGHVLLSKQHLDIYIGSVLLLLLLSNCSFSFGVESDINCLKSIKASLEDTLGYLNSSWDFSNNTEGFICNFLGIECWHPHESKVLNIKLSDLGLKGQFPRGVENCTSLTGLDLSSNMLSGHLPNDIDEFLSFVTSLDLSSNSFSGLTPLKLFNCTYMNVLKLDNNHLSGNIPAEANQLTRLKTFSVANNALSGEVPSFNTTSITADSYANNPELCGHPLKSCQKKSKSVVRVFMSNDGNIMVAAADEFHQLGTLTLTSSNPLEVYR